Part of the Sulfitobacter donghicola DSW-25 = KCTC 12864 = JCM 14565 genome, CTGCCGAAGGTGCGGATATCCCGCCCCATTTGCCTCGGGCTGCGGGGTTCACGGCGCCCAGTCTGCAAGACACGGCATCTTCCACGCCGCCTTCTTTCCACCAACCCCACTCTTCTGATGAACTGGCCGAGATTTACACCTCAACCCCCGATGCGACGCTGATCGCGGGTGCTACGGACGTGGGTTTATGGGTCACTAAACAGTTCCGCGAATTAGGGCCTGTTATCTTTTTATCAGGGTGCCAAGACCTGCGCGGCATCGAAAAAACTTCGCAGGGGTGGCGCATTGGTGCCATGACGACCATTGCCCAAGTTGAAACCACCCTTGCTAGTGATTTCCCCAGCCTCGGCGCCATGCTGCGACGCTATGGTTCAAAACAGGTGCGCGCGGCAGCAACGATTGGGGGCAATATCGCAAACGGCTCCCCCATTGGGGACGCAAGCCCTGCTATGATCGCTTTGGGGGCCTCACTACATTTGAGGCGCGGTGCAGAGCGGCGGCAAATACCAATAGAGGATTTCTTTATCTCTTATGGCAAACAGGACCGCCAGCAGGGCGAATTCGTCGAGGCGATCACAATCCCCAAGCAAGCGGATAGCCTGTTCTGTTACAAGTTATCCAAACGCTTTGATCAGGATATTTCAGCTGTTTGTGGCTGTTTCAACCTACCCAACGACGGCAAAACATTCGGTAGCGTACGGATGGCGTTTGGCGGCATGGCTGGCACCCCGTCCCGTGCGCTTCGGGCCGAGGCCAAACTGTCTGGAAAGACCGTCACACTGCAATCCATTACAGAAGCCGCCGAAGCCATGGCCGAGGATTACACCCCCCTCACAGACATGCGCGCATCAGCCAGCTACCGTATGCAAGCGGCGCAAAATCTGTTGCGGCGGGCCTTTTTCGACATCACAGGCGCTCAAACCGATGTGCAGGGGGTTTCGCTATGAGCGCTTCGAAGTCTCTGCCCCATGATGCGGCGCGCCTGCATGTTACGGGTGCCGCGCGGTATATAGATGATGCACCGACGCCAAATGGCACATTACATCTGGCTTTTGGCGTCAGTACGCAGGCGTATGGTGAAATAGCCGCAATGGATCTGAGCGCTGTCAAAAACTGCGCTGGCGTCATCGCCGTATTAACCGCAGATGATCTGCCCTTTGAAAATGATGTCTCCCCCTCCAATCACGACGAGCCTCTATTGGCCATGGGTGAGGTTCACTATATCGGCCAGCCGATATTCCTAGTCATTGCAACCAGCCACCGCGCCGCCCGTTTTGCTGCGCAGCAGGGGCAAATCGACTATGATATCAAAACACCGATCCTAAGCATCGACGAGGCCCTCGCAGCCGACAGCCGATTTGAGGAAGGGCCGCGCATCTATTCCAATGGGGATGCAGCAGCTGCGCTCGCTAAGGCGACAAACCGGTTGTCGGGGCAGCTAGAAGTTGGTGGGCAGGAGCATTTCTATCTGGAAGGCCAAGCGGCCTTTGCCCTGCCCGGTGAAGATGGCGAGATGTTCGTGCAAAGCTCGACCCAGCACCCTACCGAAATTCAGCACAAAGTCGCCGAGGCCATTGGCCTGCCCATGCATGCCGTCCGCGTTGAAACACGCCGCATGGGTGGTGGATTTGGGGGCAAGGAAAGTCAGGGGAACGCTTTGGCCGTGTCCTGCGCAATCGCGGCCCGTGCCACTGGCAAACCTTGCAAGATGCGATACGACCGCGACGATGACATGACCATCACCGGCAAGCGCCATGATTTCCGAATAGAATACGATGTCGGTTTTGACGGCGACGGTCGGGTCACGGGGATCGCGTTTACCCACTATGCGCGCTGTGGCTGGGCGATGGATCTTAGCCTGCCTGTCGCGGACCGTGCGATGCTGCATGCTGATAATGCCTATCACCTTCCAGACATCCGGATTACTTCGCATCGCTTAAGGACCAACACACAAAGCGCAACTGCCTTTCGCGGGTTTGGCGGCCCTCAGGGGGTTGTCGGGATCGAACGGGTGATGGACCACATCGCCAGCCATCTGGATCTCGACCCGCTGGCCGTGCGGCGCAAAAATTACTACCAAGACGACGATACCGAACAAACCACGCCTTATCGGCAGCCCGTAAAAGATTGCATCATCAACAGCCTGACCAATCGGCTAAGCACAGATGCCACCTATGCCGAACGCCGCGCCGAGATACAGAGCTGGAACGCCCAGCAGCCCGTTCTAAAACGTGGCATCGCGCTTACCCCCGTCAAATTTGGCATTTCCTTTACCCTCACACATCTCAATCAGGCGGGGGCATTGGTGCATGTCTATCAAGACGGCTCGATTCATCTAAACCACGGCGGCACCGAGATGGGCCAAGGCCTATTTCAAAAACTCGCCCAAATTGCGGCATCAGAATTTGGCGTCCCGATAGAGCTGGTCAAGATCACGGCAACCGATACGGCGAAAGTTCCCAACACCTCTGCGACCGCCGCCAGTTCGGGCACCGATCTAAACGGGATGGCCGTTCTGGATGCCTGCACAACCATACGCAACCGAATGGCGCAGCACCTAAGCGAAAGCGCCGGATGCCCGCTCGACAGTATTTCCTTTAAAAATGGCCACGTCAGTATAGGCAACCAGACGCTCGGCTTTGCCGAGGCTGCGCAGCGTTGTTATCAATCGCGTATCAGCCTGTCTGCTACGGGTTTTTATAAAACCCCTGATATCCAATGGGATCGGATCAAAGGGGAAGGCCAACCGTTTTTCTACTTTGCATATGGCGCCGCGATCACCGAGGTCGTGATCAATACACTTACAGGCGAGAACCGCATTTTGCGCGCCGATATCCTGCATGACGCGGGGCAATCCCTTAACCCCGCATTGGATATCGGGCAGGTTGAGGGCGGTTATGTTCAAGGGGCGGGGTGGCTTACAACCGAAGAGCTGGTTTGGGATGATCGCGGGGCCCTGAAAACCCATGCTCCCTCGACCTATAAAATACCTGCCTGCTCGGATCGGCCAGATATCTTTAACGTCGCCCTTTGGGATCAACCAAACCCCGCGCGCACGATCTACCGTTCTAAAGCCGTAGGCGAGCCTCCGTTTATGTTGGGCATATCCGCATGGTCCGCCCTTGCGGATGCAATTGCCAACTGTGGCCCCGCCTACCCAGACCTGCAAACCCCAGCAACGGCAGAGGCGGTTCTGGCAGCTGTGGAACGGGCGCGCGATGGCTGAGGCGATCTGGATTGAAATCACCAAGGTCCGCGGCTCTGCCCCTCGTGATGCGGGGACCGTGATGAAGATCACGGCGACAGACACAAATGGAACCATTGGCGGCGGCGCGTTGGAATACCGTGCCATCGCCACTGCGCGTAAAATCCTAGATGCTAACGCGCCCGAACAAACCGAGACGATCCCACTAGGCCCAAGTTTAGGCCAATGCTGCGGGGGCGTTGTTACACTAAATTACTCCTACGCCCCAAAAGGGTTCGTCGCGTTGGATCAGTTCCACGTCCACCAACTGAAACCAAACCCTTCCCATCCCAAATTTCTTTGGGTTTGGGGTGCAGGCCATGTAGGGCGCGAGGTAATTGCCCAGTCCCATCCGCAGGCATTTAACATCACATGGGTGGACAGCACCGCAGATCGTTTTCCCAAACGCAATTACAAACACGTCACCATCACCCCAGCCGCTGACATGCCGCGCCTCGCGGCGCGCGCGCCAACCTACGCCCATCACCTCATCTTTACCTATTCACACGAGATAGACCTTGGCCTGTGCGCCGCTTTGCTAAAACGCGGGGCCGCCAGCATTGGGCTGATCGGATCAGAGACCAAATGGGCACGGTTTTCCAAGCGCCTGCGCGAAATGGGCCTTGATCCCAGCCCGATCACCTGCCCCATTGGGGATAAATCTCTTGGCAAAGCCCCCCACGCCATTGCACAAGGCACGGTGCAATCGTTAATGGCCAGCAAATAACGCAAGGTTTTATCACATGACCCAACCGCTGTTATCCCTTTCGTCTCTGACCAAAGCCTATCCTGGTGTGATCGCGAACGAAGACGTATCGCTAAGCATCGCCCCGGGTGAGGTGCACGCGTTGCTGGGGGAAAACGGCGCGGGGAAATCCACGCTTGTAAAGATGATCTATGGGTTGGTGAAACCCGACAGCGGCCAGATGCAGATGAATGGGGCCCCTTTTGCCCCCTCTGAACCGCGACAAGCCCGTGCGGCAGGTGTCGGGATGGTTTTTCAACATTTCTCGCTGTTCGACGCCCTAAGCGTGGCCGAAAACATCGCCCTTGGCATGGAGAACGCGCCAAAGCTAAACGCGCTGTCTGCACGGATCACCGAAGTCTCCGAGGCCTATGGCCTCCCGCTTGCGCCTGATCGCATCGTCGGTGACCTGTCCGCAGGGGAACGCCAGCGCGTCGAGATCATTCGCTGCCTCCTTCAAGACCCCAAACTGTTGATCATGGATGAACCGACATCGGTATTGACCCCTCAGGAGGTCGACGTTCTGTTCCAAACCCTGCGCAAGCTCAGCGCTGAAGGAACGGCAATTCTCTATATCTCTCACAAACTCGAAGAAATCCGCACCCTCTGTGACAATGCTACGATCCTGCGTTTGGGTCAGGTTGTGGGCCATTGCGCACCACGCGAAACCACCGCACGAGACATGGCCGAGATGATGGTGGGCAAGCTGCTGCAAACCCCGACACGCGCAAGCCAAAGCGCGGGAGACGTTATGTTGAAACTATCCCGCCTCAGCGCTCCGGCCCCCAATGCCTTTGGCATGGCTCTGAAGGATATTTCGCTAGAGCTTCGCGCGGGCGAGATTTTGGGCATCGGCGGTGTTGCCGGAAATGGGCAGGACGAGCTGCTGGCCGCTCTTTCGGGTGAGCGGCCCGTGGGGCGTGGCATGCTGGATTTCAAAGGCGAAGACATTGGCGCGATGGGGCCAACTGCGCGGCGAAAACGCGGGATTTTAGCCGCGCCCGAAGAACGCATGGGGCATGCGGCGGCACCAGATATGTCGCTGATCGAAAACGCGATGTTAACAGGGGCAGTGCGCGAAAACCTCGACAAAGGCGGCTTTTTGGATTGGCAAGCCGCCACGCGTTTTGCAGAAAGCATCATATCGAAATTCGATGTCCGCACACCCAGCGCCAGATCAGCAGCGCGGTCGCTTTCTGGCGGGAACTTGCAGAAATTTGTCATCGGTCGCGAGGTGCTGCAGCGCCCTGAAGTTTTGGTTGTGAACCAGCCGACTTGGGGGGTGGATGCCTCTGCTGCTGCGTCGATCCGCCAAGCCTTATTGGACCTTGCGCAAAACGGCGCGGCCTTGATTGTGATCAGTCAGGATTTGGACGAGCTGATGGAGATTTCCGACCGCTTTGCCGCGTTGAACGAAGGGCGGCTATCCGAACCTCGCCCCGCGCAGGGGATCACCGTCGAAGAGATTGGCCTGTTGATGGGCGGCGCGCATGGGATGGAGGTTGCCCATGGTTGATTTCTTGAATGCCTCTGCACGCTCTAGAGTGAAATTGGGAGAGCACGCATGATTGCCTTGGTCAAACGCCCCGAACCTAGCAAAGCCTTTTCGCTGGCGGCACCCGTGCTGGCGGTTTTAGCAACGATGCTCTTTGGTGGGCTGCTCTTTTCGCTCCTTGGCAAAGACCCCATCGAGGCGATCAAAACGATCTTTTGGGAGCCCGTTTTTGGTGAATTCGCGTTCTTCTACCGCCCCCAGCTTTTGATTAAGGGGGCACCTTTGGTTCTCATCGCGATCGGTCTTAGCCTTGGGTTCAAGGCTGGGATTTGGAACATCGGCGCCGAAGGGCAATACATCATGGGTGCGCTATTTGGCGCGGGTGTTGGCCTTGCGTTTTACCCGCTCGAGAGCGTGTTTATCTTTCCGCTGATGGTGTTGGCGGGTGCGTTTGGCGGATGGATTTGGGCGATGATACCCGCGATCCTCAAGGTGAAATTCGGGACAAATGAAATCCTTGTTTCGCTCATGCTTGTCTATGTCGCAGAGCAATTCCTTGCCTCTATGTCTTTGGGACTGCTTAAAAACCCCGAGGGGTTCGGCTTTCCAGGGTCGCGGAACCTTCAACAATATAGCAGTGCGCATAATGCCGATCTGATTGCAGGGTCGGGTATGCATTGGGGCGTGGTTGTGGCCTTTATCGCCGTCATTTTCGCCTATGTCCTCCTTTCCCGCCACCGATTGGGGTTTGCCATTCGGGTCACAGGCGATGCGCCGCGCGCGGCGGCGTTTTCTGGGGTGAACCCAACGCGGCTGGTTTTGTTTTGCCTCGGCATGTCTGGCCTGCTCGCTGGGCTTGCGGGGGTTTTCGAAGTGTCAGGGCCTGCGGGTCAGGTCACCATTGATTTCAATGTCGGCTATGGCTTCACAGCTATCATCGTGGCCTTCTTGGGGCGTTTGCATCCCGTTGGTATTTTGCTGGCTGGTGCGTTGATGGCGTTGACCTATATCGGCGGGGACATTGCACAATCCAAACTCGGCCTACCTGCCGCCGCCATTCAGGTTTTCCAAGGGATGCTGTTGTTCTTCCTTTTGGCGTTTGACCTGTTCACCAACTTCCGCTTGCGCATTGGCAACAGCGAGGTGTCAGCATGACCCGTTCGCAACCGATGCCAGCCCGTCAGAACGGAGGTCTGTGATGGATCTTTCAGCTATCAATCCGATCCTCTTTATCGCGGGCTTCTTTGTCGCTGCGACCCCGCTGATTTTCGCGGCCATTGGTGAACTCGTGGTCGAAAAGACTGGTGTGCTGAACCTTGGCGTTGAGGGCATGATGATCATGGGGGCGATCTGTGGTTTTGCCACAGCCGTCGAGACTGGCTCCCCTTTGTTGGGTTTTGCAGCCGCGGCTGTTGGCGGCGCTGTGTTGAGTTTGCTATTCGCATTTTTGACCCAAGTTATGCTCGCCAATCAGGTGGCTTCTGGCCTTGCGCTCACGCTATTCGGGCTCGGGTTCTCTGCGCTGCTGGGGCAAAGCTATGTTGGGGTTAAACCGCCGCGCCTTGCTGATGTG contains:
- a CDS encoding ABC transporter ATP-binding protein → MTQPLLSLSSLTKAYPGVIANEDVSLSIAPGEVHALLGENGAGKSTLVKMIYGLVKPDSGQMQMNGAPFAPSEPRQARAAGVGMVFQHFSLFDALSVAENIALGMENAPKLNALSARITEVSEAYGLPLAPDRIVGDLSAGERQRVEIIRCLLQDPKLLIMDEPTSVLTPQEVDVLFQTLRKLSAEGTAILYISHKLEEIRTLCDNATILRLGQVVGHCAPRETTARDMAEMMVGKLLQTPTRASQSAGDVMLKLSRLSAPAPNAFGMALKDISLELRAGEILGIGGVAGNGQDELLAALSGERPVGRGMLDFKGEDIGAMGPTARRKRGILAAPEERMGHAAAPDMSLIENAMLTGAVRENLDKGGFLDWQAATRFAESIISKFDVRTPSARSAARSLSGGNLQKFVIGREVLQRPEVLVVNQPTWGVDASAAASIRQALLDLAQNGAALIVISQDLDELMEISDRFAALNEGRLSEPRPAQGITVEEIGLLMGGAHGMEVAHG
- the xdhC gene encoding xanthine dehydrogenase accessory protein XdhC, which gives rise to MAEAIWIEITKVRGSAPRDAGTVMKITATDTNGTIGGGALEYRAIATARKILDANAPEQTETIPLGPSLGQCCGGVVTLNYSYAPKGFVALDQFHVHQLKPNPSHPKFLWVWGAGHVGREVIAQSHPQAFNITWVDSTADRFPKRNYKHVTITPAADMPRLAARAPTYAHHLIFTYSHEIDLGLCAALLKRGAASIGLIGSETKWARFSKRLREMGLDPSPITCPIGDKSLGKAPHAIAQGTVQSLMASK
- the xdhB gene encoding xanthine dehydrogenase molybdopterin binding subunit; the protein is MSASKSLPHDAARLHVTGAARYIDDAPTPNGTLHLAFGVSTQAYGEIAAMDLSAVKNCAGVIAVLTADDLPFENDVSPSNHDEPLLAMGEVHYIGQPIFLVIATSHRAARFAAQQGQIDYDIKTPILSIDEALAADSRFEEGPRIYSNGDAAAALAKATNRLSGQLEVGGQEHFYLEGQAAFALPGEDGEMFVQSSTQHPTEIQHKVAEAIGLPMHAVRVETRRMGGGFGGKESQGNALAVSCAIAARATGKPCKMRYDRDDDMTITGKRHDFRIEYDVGFDGDGRVTGIAFTHYARCGWAMDLSLPVADRAMLHADNAYHLPDIRITSHRLRTNTQSATAFRGFGGPQGVVGIERVMDHIASHLDLDPLAVRRKNYYQDDDTEQTTPYRQPVKDCIINSLTNRLSTDATYAERRAEIQSWNAQQPVLKRGIALTPVKFGISFTLTHLNQAGALVHVYQDGSIHLNHGGTEMGQGLFQKLAQIAASEFGVPIELVKITATDTAKVPNTSATAASSGTDLNGMAVLDACTTIRNRMAQHLSESAGCPLDSISFKNGHVSIGNQTLGFAEAAQRCYQSRISLSATGFYKTPDIQWDRIKGEGQPFFYFAYGAAITEVVINTLTGENRILRADILHDAGQSLNPALDIGQVEGGYVQGAGWLTTEELVWDDRGALKTHAPSTYKIPACSDRPDIFNVALWDQPNPARTIYRSKAVGEPPFMLGISAWSALADAIANCGPAYPDLQTPATAEAVLAAVERARDG
- a CDS encoding ABC transporter permease; the encoded protein is MIALVKRPEPSKAFSLAAPVLAVLATMLFGGLLFSLLGKDPIEAIKTIFWEPVFGEFAFFYRPQLLIKGAPLVLIAIGLSLGFKAGIWNIGAEGQYIMGALFGAGVGLAFYPLESVFIFPLMVLAGAFGGWIWAMIPAILKVKFGTNEILVSLMLVYVAEQFLASMSLGLLKNPEGFGFPGSRNLQQYSSAHNADLIAGSGMHWGVVVAFIAVIFAYVLLSRHRLGFAIRVTGDAPRAAAFSGVNPTRLVLFCLGMSGLLAGLAGVFEVSGPAGQVTIDFNVGYGFTAIIVAFLGRLHPVGILLAGALMALTYIGGDIAQSKLGLPAAAIQVFQGMLLFFLLAFDLFTNFRLRIGNSEVSA
- the xdhA gene encoding xanthine dehydrogenase small subunit translates to MHVSFSLNGSPVTLTNPSPTMTLLDWLREHQNLKGTKEGCNEGDCGACTVMVTDADGARALNACILFLPQLSGKHVTTVEGLAAPDGQLHPVQTAMIDHHGSQCGFCTPGFVMSMATSHVNGETDHDTALAGNLCRCTGYAPIIRAAKAAEGADIPPHLPRAAGFTAPSLQDTASSTPPSFHQPHSSDELAEIYTSTPDATLIAGATDVGLWVTKQFRELGPVIFLSGCQDLRGIEKTSQGWRIGAMTTIAQVETTLASDFPSLGAMLRRYGSKQVRAAATIGGNIANGSPIGDASPAMIALGASLHLRRGAERRQIPIEDFFISYGKQDRQQGEFVEAITIPKQADSLFCYKLSKRFDQDISAVCGCFNLPNDGKTFGSVRMAFGGMAGTPSRALRAEAKLSGKTVTLQSITEAAEAMAEDYTPLTDMRASASYRMQAAQNLLRRAFFDITGAQTDVQGVSL